From Microbacterium croceum, a single genomic window includes:
- the cydC gene encoding thiol reductant ABC exporter subunit CydC codes for MSVVESRRARVGAVLRLAQPPVRRFLPGLLWGALSAGAAVSLLAVSGWLIVSASIVDSLVPLSIAVVGVRFFAVSRAVLRYLERLSGHDAALRQLATTRADMVRRLIPLSPAGLGATDRGHVLSALVDDVDNLQNLPLRVVQPLAVSGLVAVGAVGFVAFVSPPAALTLAACLLIAAAAAVGMGWLFGSRAEALVSARRAELSAALVDYLGSLDVLLAYGAEEQARARITAADAALRRVVGRASLAQAVAAGVVSAVAGAASVWALAAASPGLATGAIDGPWLAVAVLVPMVVFEVFGAVPIAAASWRSVRASAERIVDVLPERMPEQLRSDEGADAVVEGTPTLRLRDVRATWPGGAAGLRGVDLDLRPGERVLVAGPSGAGKSSLAAALVGFLRVEGEYTLDGVSAEELSGPALRRTIGLCEQSPQLFDEDIRQNLLFARDTASDTELEDVLDRVGLGEWVRERGGLDARVGDRGALVSGGQAQRIALARALLRGFPVLVLDEPTAGVDPAASDALLRDLLEATGPQSVLLISHVAPPVGTVDRVVRIEAGRTV; via the coding sequence ATGAGCGTGGTCGAATCCCGCCGTGCACGGGTGGGTGCGGTGCTGCGGCTCGCCCAGCCGCCGGTGCGGCGCTTCCTCCCCGGACTGCTGTGGGGTGCGCTGTCCGCCGGTGCCGCGGTCAGCCTGCTCGCGGTGAGCGGATGGCTGATCGTGAGCGCCTCGATCGTCGACTCGCTCGTGCCGCTGTCGATCGCGGTCGTCGGCGTGCGCTTCTTCGCGGTCTCGCGTGCCGTGCTGCGGTACCTCGAGCGGCTGAGCGGACACGACGCCGCGCTGCGTCAGCTCGCCACGACCCGCGCCGACATGGTGCGCCGGCTCATCCCGCTCTCGCCGGCCGGTCTCGGCGCGACCGACCGCGGCCATGTGCTGTCGGCCCTGGTCGACGACGTCGACAATCTGCAGAACCTGCCGTTGCGGGTGGTGCAGCCGCTCGCGGTGTCGGGTCTGGTCGCGGTCGGAGCGGTCGGGTTCGTCGCCTTCGTGTCTCCGCCGGCCGCGCTGACGCTCGCCGCCTGTCTGCTGATCGCCGCTGCGGCCGCCGTGGGGATGGGGTGGCTGTTCGGCTCGCGGGCGGAGGCGCTCGTCTCCGCGCGCCGGGCCGAGCTGTCGGCCGCGCTCGTCGACTATCTCGGAAGCCTCGACGTGCTGCTCGCCTACGGTGCCGAGGAACAGGCCCGCGCTCGGATCACCGCGGCCGACGCCGCCCTGCGCCGGGTCGTCGGCAGAGCGTCGCTCGCGCAGGCGGTGGCCGCAGGCGTGGTCTCGGCCGTGGCGGGAGCGGCATCGGTCTGGGCGCTCGCCGCGGCATCCCCGGGACTGGCGACCGGTGCGATCGACGGACCCTGGCTGGCCGTGGCCGTGCTGGTGCCGATGGTCGTTTTCGAGGTGTTCGGAGCGGTGCCGATCGCGGCTGCGTCGTGGCGCAGCGTGCGCGCGAGCGCCGAGCGTATCGTCGACGTGCTGCCCGAACGGATGCCGGAGCAGCTGCGCAGCGATGAGGGCGCGGATGCTGTCGTCGAGGGAACGCCGACGCTGCGGTTGCGGGATGTGCGGGCCACCTGGCCGGGCGGAGCCGCGGGGCTGCGCGGTGTCGACCTCGATCTACGTCCGGGCGAACGGGTGCTGGTCGCAGGTCCGAGCGGTGCCGGCAAGAGCTCGCTCGCGGCGGCGCTCGTCGGGTTCCTGCGCGTCGAGGGCGAGTACACGCTCGACGGAGTGAGCGCCGAGGAGCTGTCGGGGCCGGCGCTGCGACGCACGATCGGCCTGTGCGAGCAGAGCCCTCAGCTGTTCGACGAGGACATCCGCCAGAACCTGCTGTTCGCGCGCGACACCGCGAGTGACACGGAGTTGGAGGACGTGCTCGACCGCGTCGGCCTGGGGGAGTGGGTGCGCGAACGCGGCGGATTGGACGCGCGCGTCGGCGACCGGGGAGCGCTGGTGTCGGGCGGCCAGGCGCAGCGCATCGCGTTGGCGCGCGCACTGTTGCGCGGGTTCCCCGTGCTGGTGCTCGACGAGCCGACAGCGGGCGTCGACCCCGCGGCGTCCGATGCCCTGTTGCGCGACCTGCTCGAGGCGACAGGCCCGCAGTCGGTGCTGCTCATCTCGCACGTCGCGCCTCCGGTCGGAACCGTCGACCGTGTGGTGCGGATCGAGGCCGGCCGCACGGTGTGA